The following proteins are encoded in a genomic region of Streptomyces lunaelactis:
- a CDS encoding HNH endonuclease family protein, translated as MNRLGVRISRALAGGLTAVVAGALLTGCEGGLPGDAKASDSAAAPTAPGSGGGTSPLANPEGTKPGLAAITSEQDRAAARRLIEKVSTKGRGPRTGYARDRFGYAWMDSADGVPLARNGCDTRNDLIRRDGLNLRFRAGSDCVVIAMTLHDPYTGTTIEWRKENASEVQVDHVVPLSYSWQMGSSRWPLNKRKQFANDVLNLIPVEGRANSAKRDSGPASWLPPNKRIRCSYAVRVSQVAVKYGLPVTAADKRTMLTQCGG; from the coding sequence GTGAACAGACTCGGGGTTCGAATATCGCGCGCGCTCGCCGGCGGGCTGACAGCGGTCGTCGCAGGCGCACTCCTCACCGGCTGCGAGGGCGGTCTCCCGGGGGATGCCAAAGCCTCCGACTCGGCCGCCGCGCCCACCGCCCCGGGCTCGGGCGGCGGCACCAGCCCGCTGGCCAACCCCGAGGGTACGAAGCCCGGCCTCGCCGCGATCACCTCCGAGCAGGACCGGGCCGCCGCCCGCCGGCTCATCGAGAAGGTGTCCACCAAGGGGCGCGGCCCGAGGACGGGCTACGCCCGCGACAGGTTCGGCTACGCCTGGATGGACTCGGCCGACGGCGTGCCGCTTGCGAGGAATGGGTGTGACACTCGAAACGATCTTATTCGCCGCGACGGCCTGAACCTCCGCTTCCGGGCAGGCTCCGACTGCGTCGTCATCGCCATGACGCTGCATGACCCGTACACCGGGACGACCATCGAGTGGCGCAAGGAGAATGCCTCCGAGGTGCAGGTAGACCATGTGGTGCCGTTGTCGTACAGCTGGCAAATGGGCTCCTCGCGCTGGCCGCTGAACAAGCGCAAGCAGTTCGCGAACGACGTGCTCAATTTGATCCCGGTCGAGGGCCGCGCCAACTCCGCCAAGCGCGACTCGGGTCCCGCGTCCTGGCTCCCGCCGAACAAGCGGATCCGCTGCTCGTACGCGGTACGTGTCTCCCAGGTGGCGGTCAAGTACGGACTGCCGGTGACCGCGGCGGACAAGCGGACGATGCTCACGCAGTGCGGCGGCTGA
- a CDS encoding ribbon-helix-helix domain-containing protein, which translates to MAKTRVTFTIDPADAERLRRAAERAGVTVSAYIEARVLASVEQDEAIRKTFRDADAATNAAYAAADAAIWPEPEPMTAEEKAEADAVLERFFGKMQRSA; encoded by the coding sequence ATGGCGAAGACTCGCGTGACGTTCACCATCGACCCGGCGGATGCCGAACGGCTCCGCCGGGCCGCAGAGCGGGCCGGCGTCACGGTGTCCGCGTACATCGAGGCCCGTGTGCTCGCTTCGGTCGAACAGGACGAAGCCATAAGGAAGACATTCCGTGATGCCGATGCGGCGACCAATGCCGCCTATGCGGCCGCCGACGCCGCGATCTGGCCCGAGCCCGAGCCGATGACGGCGGAGGAGAAGGCAGAGGCGGACGCGGTGCTTGAGCGCTTCTTCGGCAAGATGCAGCGCTCCGCATGA
- the mfd gene encoding transcription-repair coupling factor, translating into MSLHGLLDAVVRDPALAEAVKAAADGHRMHVDLVGPPAARPFAVAALAREASRPVLAVTATGREAEDLAAALRSLLPEEGIAEYPSWETLPHERLSPRSDTVGRRLAVLRRLAHPTDDDPATGPVSVVVAPIRSVLQPQVKGLGDLEPVALRTGQRADLNEIVDSLAAAAYSRVELVEKRGEFAVRGGILDVFPPTEEHPLRVEFWGDDVEEIRYFKVADQRSLEVAEHGLWAAPCRELLLTEDVRQRAAALAELHPELGELLGKIAEGIAVEGMESLAPVLVDDMELLLDVLPKGSMAVVCDPERVRRRAADLVATSQEFLQASWAATAGGGEAPIDVGAASLRGIADVRDRARELGMMWWSVSPFAADEELSDDTLKLGMHAPETYRGDTARALADTKGWLADGWRTVYVTEAHGPAARTVEVLGGEGIAARLDRDLDEISPSVVHVTCSSIDYGFVDPGLKLAVLTETDLSGQKAAGKDGQRMPTRRRKTIDPLTLEAGDYIVHEQHGVGRYIEMVQRTVQNATREYLLVEYAPAKRGQPGDRLYIPTDQLEQVTKYVGGEAPTLHRLGGADWTKTKARAKKAVKEIAADLIKLYSARMAAPGHAFGPDSPWQRELEDAFPYVETPDQLSTIAEVKEDMEKTVPMDRLVCGDVGYGKTEIAVRAAFKAVQDGKQVAVLVPTTLLVQQHFGTFSERYSQFPVNVRALSRFQSDTEAKATLEGLRDGTVDIVIGTHRLFSAETKFKDLGLVVVDEEQRFGVEHKEQLKKLRANVDVLTMSATPIPRTLEMAVTGIREMSTITTPPEERHPVLTFVGPYEEKQLGAAIRRELLREGQVFYIHNRVESIDRAAARLREIVPEARIATAHGQMPESALEQVVVDFWEKKFDVLVSTTIVESGIDISNANTLIVERGDNFGLSQLHQLRGRVGRGRDRGYAYFLYPPEKPLTETAHERLATIAQHTEMGAGMYVAMKDLEIRGAGNLLGGEQSGHIAGVGFDLYIRMVGEAVADYRAAVDGGVEEEPPLEVKIELPVDAHVPHDYAPGERLRLQAYRSIASANTEADIKAVREELTDRYGKLPEPVENLLLVAGLRMLARACGVGEIVLQGPNIRFAPVELRESQELRLKRLYPRTVIKPTIHQILVPRPTAGKIGGKPVVGRELLGWTGEFLTTILGS; encoded by the coding sequence CCGGTGCTGGCAGTCACGGCGACCGGGCGGGAGGCCGAGGACCTGGCGGCCGCGCTGCGCTCGCTGCTGCCCGAGGAGGGCATCGCCGAGTACCCCTCCTGGGAGACCCTGCCGCACGAGCGGCTCTCGCCCCGCTCCGACACCGTGGGCCGCAGGCTCGCGGTGCTGCGCAGGCTGGCCCACCCGACGGACGACGACCCGGCGACCGGACCGGTCTCGGTCGTCGTCGCGCCCATCCGCTCCGTACTCCAGCCGCAGGTCAAGGGGCTCGGCGACCTGGAGCCCGTGGCGCTGCGCACCGGGCAGCGGGCCGATCTGAACGAGATCGTGGACAGCCTCGCGGCAGCGGCGTACTCCCGGGTCGAACTGGTCGAGAAGCGCGGCGAGTTCGCGGTCCGCGGCGGGATTCTCGATGTCTTTCCGCCGACCGAGGAGCACCCCCTGCGGGTGGAGTTCTGGGGCGACGACGTCGAGGAGATCCGGTACTTCAAGGTCGCCGACCAGCGCTCGCTGGAGGTCGCCGAGCACGGGCTGTGGGCGGCGCCCTGCCGCGAGCTGCTGCTGACCGAGGACGTACGGCAGCGGGCCGCCGCGCTCGCCGAGCTCCACCCCGAGCTGGGTGAGCTGCTCGGCAAGATCGCCGAGGGGATCGCGGTCGAGGGCATGGAGTCCCTCGCGCCGGTCCTCGTCGACGACATGGAGCTGCTGCTCGACGTCCTGCCGAAGGGCTCGATGGCCGTGGTCTGCGACCCGGAGCGGGTGCGGAGGCGGGCGGCGGACCTGGTGGCGACCTCGCAGGAGTTCCTGCAGGCGTCCTGGGCGGCGACGGCCGGCGGCGGCGAGGCCCCGATCGACGTCGGCGCGGCCTCGCTGCGGGGGATCGCGGACGTACGGGACCGGGCGCGCGAGCTCGGCATGATGTGGTGGTCCGTCTCGCCGTTCGCGGCCGACGAGGAACTGTCCGACGACACCCTCAAGCTCGGGATGCACGCCCCCGAGACGTACCGCGGCGACACCGCGCGGGCGCTCGCCGACACCAAGGGCTGGCTGGCCGACGGCTGGCGGACGGTGTACGTGACGGAGGCGCACGGGCCTGCCGCCCGTACCGTCGAGGTGCTGGGCGGCGAAGGCATCGCGGCCCGTCTCGACAGGGACCTCGACGAGATCTCGCCGTCCGTCGTCCATGTCACGTGCAGCTCGATCGACTACGGCTTCGTCGACCCGGGCCTCAAGCTCGCGGTGCTGACCGAGACCGATCTGTCGGGCCAGAAGGCGGCCGGCAAGGACGGCCAGCGGATGCCGACCCGGCGCCGCAAGACGATCGACCCTCTCACCCTGGAGGCGGGCGACTACATCGTCCACGAGCAGCACGGTGTGGGCCGCTACATCGAGATGGTGCAGCGGACGGTGCAGAACGCCACCCGCGAGTATCTGCTCGTCGAGTACGCCCCGGCCAAGCGCGGCCAGCCCGGCGACCGGCTGTACATCCCGACCGACCAGCTGGAGCAGGTCACCAAGTACGTCGGCGGCGAGGCCCCGACCCTGCACCGCCTCGGCGGCGCGGACTGGACGAAGACCAAGGCGCGCGCGAAGAAGGCGGTCAAGGAGATCGCCGCCGACCTGATCAAGCTCTACTCCGCGCGGATGGCGGCCCCCGGTCATGCCTTCGGCCCGGACTCGCCCTGGCAGCGGGAGCTGGAGGACGCGTTCCCGTATGTCGAGACGCCCGACCAGCTCTCCACGATCGCCGAGGTCAAGGAGGACATGGAGAAGACGGTCCCGATGGACCGGCTGGTCTGCGGCGACGTCGGCTACGGAAAGACGGAGATCGCGGTACGGGCGGCGTTCAAGGCGGTCCAGGACGGCAAGCAGGTCGCGGTGCTGGTCCCGACGACGCTGCTGGTGCAGCAGCACTTCGGCACCTTCTCCGAGCGGTACTCCCAATTCCCGGTGAACGTGCGGGCGTTGAGCCGTTTCCAGTCCGACACGGAGGCGAAGGCGACGCTGGAGGGGCTGCGGGACGGCACGGTCGACATCGTCATCGGCACGCACCGGCTGTTCTCCGCGGAGACCAAGTTCAAGGACCTGGGACTGGTCGTCGTCGACGAGGAGCAGCGCTTCGGTGTGGAGCACAAGGAGCAGCTGAAGAAACTCCGCGCCAACGTGGACGTCCTCACCATGTCCGCGACGCCGATTCCCCGCACTTTGGAGATGGCGGTCACCGGCATCCGCGAGATGTCGACAATCACGACCCCGCCGGAGGAGCGCCACCCGGTGTTGACCTTCGTCGGCCCGTACGAGGAGAAGCAGCTCGGCGCGGCCATCCGCCGTGAACTGCTGCGCGAGGGCCAGGTCTTCTACATCCACAACCGGGTGGAGTCGATCGACCGGGCCGCGGCGCGGCTGCGCGAGATCGTGCCCGAGGCGCGCATCGCGACCGCCCACGGCCAGATGCCCGAGTCGGCGCTGGAGCAGGTGGTGGTGGACTTCTGGGAGAAGAAGTTCGACGTGCTCGTCTCGACGACGATCGTCGAGTCCGGCATCGACATCTCCAACGCCAACACCCTGATCGTCGAGCGCGGCGACAACTTCGGCCTCTCGCAGCTGCATCAGCTGCGCGGCCGCGTGGGCCGTGGCCGCGACCGGGGTTACGCGTACTTCCTCTACCCGCCGGAGAAGCCGCTCACCGAGACCGCGCACGAGCGCCTCGCGACGATCGCCCAGCACACCGAGATGGGCGCGGGTATGTACGTGGCGATGAAGGACCTGGAGATCCGCGGCGCGGGCAATCTGCTCGGCGGCGAGCAGTCCGGCCATATCGCGGGCGTCGGCTTCGACCTGTACATCCGCATGGTGGGCGAGGCGGTCGCCGACTACCGCGCGGCGGTCGACGGCGGTGTGGAGGAGGAGCCCCCGCTCGAGGTCAAGATCGAGCTCCCGGTCGACGCGCATGTCCCGCACGACTACGCGCCGGGCGAGCGGCTGCGGCTGCAGGCGTACCGATCGATCGCGTCGGCGAACACCGAGGCGGACATCAAGGCGGTCCGCGAGGAACTGACCGACCGCTACGGCAAGCTCCCGGAACCGGTCGAGAACCTGCTCCTGGTGGCGGGCCTGCGGATGCTGGCGCGGGCGTGCGGGGTGGGCGAGATCGTGCTCCAGGGCCCGAACATCCGCTTCGCGCCGGTGGAGTTGAGGGAGTCGCAGGAGCTGCGGCTGAAGCGCCTCTACCCGCGCACGGTCATCAAGCCGACGATCCACCAGATCCTGGTACCGCGCCCGACGGCGGGCAAGATCGGCGGAAAGCCGGTGGTGGGGCGCGAACTGCTCGGATGGACGGGCGAGTTCCTCACGACGATTCTCGGCTCCTAG